AAGAAGAGGTCATGCAGCGTTTGCCGGTGGCGGCGGCGCCGTAAATCATATTTATTGCCGCTACTTCCGATTCGGACTGTATGAAAGCTCCTCCCACCTGCGGCAGGCGCCACGACATGTATTCGGGGACTTCATTTTGCGGGGTTATCGGATAGCCGGCGAAGAACCTGCACCCGGCGCGTACGGCGCCTTCGGCCAGGGCTTCGTTGCCTTTCATTAATTTTTTTTCAGACATCATATGCTCCTTCAACGTAAGGGTATAGGGGCGAGGGGTTAGCGGTTAGGGTTGAGGTATTAAGGAACTTCTTCCCTATCCCCTAGTCTCTATCCCCTAGCCCCTGTCACTTGTAAACCTTTATTGCCAAATCCGGGCAGATGCGCGCGCAACTCTGGCAGGCTATGCAGCAGCCGACCTTGGCGTCCAGGGCCGGGTAGTAGCCGGTCTTAGAGAATTTATGGGATTTTTCAATGCACTTCTTGGGGCAGACTTGTATGCAAAGATAGCAGCCCTTGCACTTATCCACTTCCACTTCCATTTTAGGCATTATAACCTCCCGATATTAGACTATGGATGTGCCGTAAAGGACTGTGTCCGTCGTACGGCCAGGCTTATTATGACAGGGCTGCTGTCGCGGTAAAGCTCGATTGCAGCGTTCACTCAGGGTTTCTTTGCGCGGCTGGCAGAGCTCGGCGGGTATGTGTCGGGCTGCCGGAAGCCGCGTTCTATAAAAAGCCTGTTCTTAAAGTATATCAAAAAAAATGGGCGCCTAGCGCCCGTTTTTTGCCGGTTAAAAATCACGGCTTTTATTGTATTTTCAGTAGTTTCTTGGCTTCGCTTATCAGTGTTTCGGGATTTACCGGTTTTTTGAGTACGCTGACATTGAAGGCTTTCCCCAGTTTCTCAACGCTTTCGGGCTTGCCGGTTGAAAATATTATGGGGGTGGCCGTTTGTAAAATATTGCGCAGGCGGTCAAAAACTTTCTGGCCGCCGCCCGCCGGCATGTCGACATCAAGCACCAGAAGATCCGGCTTGAATTGCTGGTAGCGCATGACGGCCGCGCTTGCGTCCTCCGCGGTCTGGATCTCAAAGCCGGCTTTTGTGAAAATTTCCTTGTAAAGTTCCAATATGCAAAGGTCGTCGTCAATAGCGAGTATTTTAAGCATAAACCCCCGGGAGAGTCGTGCGTCTGAGGGGCTAAGAGTCAGAGAGTCGGAGAGTCGGAGAGTTGACTCTGACAATCCGCGCCTCTGAGACTCTAAGACTTGCCACCGTCCAGTACCTTATTATATAAACTTTTAAGCGAGATGTTCATGGCTTCCACGCTGAACTGCGGATATCCGGTATAGTCTTTTTGTAGCACCCAGCGGCGGGCGGCCTCTCCCATGGCGCGTCTTTTGGCTTCGTTGTTAAGAAGGGGCTCGGCCGCTCCCGCAATAGCGCCCGGATCGGCCGGCGGCACCAGGATCCCGGTTACGCCATCCTTAACCGCATAAGGCAGTCCGCATACCTTTGAGGCTATCACGGGCAGGCGGGCGTATTGCGCTTCAAGGATGGTGCGCCCCATGGCTTCGTTGAGGGAAGGCTGGACATATATGTCCATGACGCAAAGATAGCGGGAAATATCTTTTTGAAAGCCGGTAAAATTTATTTTCTCCCCCA
The genomic region above belongs to Elusimicrobiota bacterium and contains:
- a CDS encoding ferredoxin family protein, yielding MPKMEVEVDKCKGCYLCIQVCPKKCIEKSHKFSKTGYYPALDAKVGCCIACQSCARICPDLAIKVYK
- a CDS encoding response regulator, with translation MLKILAIDDDLCILELYKEIFTKAGFEIQTAEDASAAVMRYQQFKPDLLVLDVDMPAGGGQKVFDRLRNILQTATPIIFSTGKPESVEKLGKAFNVSVLKKPVNPETLISEAKKLLKIQ